A region from the Tahibacter amnicola genome encodes:
- a CDS encoding pilus assembly FimT family protein: MSSDAVIQSTTTRQRPSKNSGQIGGTPFAHASEKQARSTRKPNAQPQRIELTLRERFVPHRHSSQEIDAFSAIQGKNMKTSPAGIRFSKRFSGFTLIELMITIGVIAVLASLAAPSFFEFRHRSALRGAAEQVVDFWGNARFEAVKRNTPIKVTFRRATNGSMCLGAVAQTDTTDYTACDCFSATGCALARFPADQGEWRGVTANAAPTMGAGTGVVFIDPKRGFLSRTTDVGNLTLTSLSPYQLRISIDMLGRASTCEPASASKKLSDYTKRTCG, from the coding sequence TTGTCGTCCGACGCAGTTATACAGAGCACTACGACGCGACAACGGCCATCTAAAAACTCAGGGCAAATCGGTGGCACGCCGTTTGCTCATGCCTCGGAGAAACAAGCTCGCAGCACGCGCAAACCCAATGCGCAACCCCAAAGGATTGAGCTGACGCTGCGTGAGCGGTTTGTGCCGCACAGGCACAGTAGTCAAGAAATTGACGCATTCAGTGCGATTCAGGGGAAAAACATGAAAACATCGCCTGCAGGCATTCGCTTCTCGAAGCGATTTTCGGGCTTCACTCTTATAGAGCTGATGATCACCATTGGCGTGATCGCAGTTCTCGCTTCGCTGGCTGCTCCTTCCTTCTTTGAATTTCGCCATCGGTCCGCACTACGCGGCGCCGCTGAACAGGTTGTCGACTTCTGGGGAAATGCCCGCTTCGAGGCGGTGAAACGTAATACACCAATCAAGGTGACTTTCCGCCGCGCGACCAACGGCAGCATGTGCCTGGGGGCCGTTGCGCAGACGGATACCACGGACTACACCGCCTGCGATTGCTTCAGCGCAACAGGTTGCGCACTGGCCCGTTTTCCCGCTGACCAGGGCGAGTGGCGCGGCGTCACCGCGAACGCCGCCCCGACGATGGGCGCGGGCACTGGCGTGGTGTTTATCGATCCGAAACGCGGATTTCTCTCGCGCACGACGGATGTCGGGAATCTGACGCTGACCTCGCTCAGTCCTTACCAGCTTCGCATCAGCATCGACATGCTCGGTCGCGCATCCACCTGCGAGCCGGCGTCGGCATCCAAGAAGCTCAGTGATTACACCAAGCGCACGTGCGGGTGA
- a CDS encoding PilW family protein has product MTINPRRQTGVTLIEMMIAQVVGLIIAGSTLSFVMAGVRSNTEFVSTTRLTQELRGLMDVSTRELRRAGFDQNAYRTIGAGTTYTSPFASMQFVPTPTAGNTVASCVVLAYDSAVTTAGSGPGVLGSTERRGIRYNAANRSVEFNFGTGATPDCAAAGANYAVYPPACNAATGWCALTNPQQMEITRFELDTKDSKSIAPVGTTTPGVAIRVVTLTVAGNLPGNNQVVRTLVNEVRVRSDCTLANCTAAP; this is encoded by the coding sequence ATGACAATCAATCCCCGCCGCCAGACCGGTGTAACGCTGATCGAAATGATGATCGCCCAGGTCGTGGGCCTGATCATCGCCGGCAGTACACTCAGCTTCGTGATGGCCGGTGTGCGCAGTAATACCGAGTTCGTCTCGACCACGCGCCTGACCCAGGAACTGCGCGGGCTGATGGACGTCAGTACGCGTGAACTGCGTCGCGCCGGCTTCGATCAGAATGCCTACAGAACGATCGGCGCGGGCACGACCTACACCTCGCCCTTCGCATCGATGCAGTTCGTGCCGACCCCGACTGCAGGCAACACCGTCGCCAGCTGTGTGGTGCTGGCCTACGACAGCGCCGTGACCACTGCCGGCAGCGGCCCGGGCGTGCTCGGTTCCACCGAACGTCGCGGCATTCGCTACAACGCGGCCAACCGTTCCGTGGAGTTCAACTTCGGCACCGGCGCAACGCCCGACTGCGCAGCCGCCGGCGCGAACTACGCCGTGTATCCGCCGGCCTGCAATGCGGCGACGGGATGGTGTGCGCTGACCAACCCGCAGCAGATGGAAATCACGCGTTTCGAGCTCGACACGAAAGACTCCAAGAGTATTGCCCCGGTCGGCACGACGACGCCGGGCGTCGCCATTCGCGTGGTGACCCTGACCGTCGCTGGAAACCTCCCTGGCAACAATCAGGTGGTGCGCACGCTGGTCAACGAAGTGCGGGTACGCAGCGATTGCACACTGGCTAACTGCACGGCCGCACCGTAG